Proteins encoded in a region of the Alkalinema sp. FACHB-956 genome:
- a CDS encoding tetratricopeptide repeat protein, producing MIMVASRRNPYIIGRPVNEPDRFFDREPLLEFIADSLSQKAPVILLHGQRRIGKSSVLAQIPHWLKAEPFTFIALSLEGKSHKCLPEVLHDLAKETLQSLDCLNRVPIVPSIADLKENPGSFNRFLENLSTCCDRPELVLLLDEFDTLGNYQPDAAAYHLFPFLAETLQQQRFLHIIPVVGRRLEDLPTLLNLFKSAPAQEISLLDRASATQLITEPAQGILTYAEDAITAIFDLCAGHPYFTQVICFAIFTQARQDDRWDVTAEDVYRVVDRAIELGEGGLAWFWDGLPIAERVLYSAAAEVAEKSSTGVDANPTIREGDPLALLEEWGVSLTDCLHKAQQNLIEWKFLKRIKKADSPETVSRGTYQITIELVRRWLVRQHSIRDEIWELENLNPDLQSVYEEGRERRYQGELSAAISLYERVLAENPNHFSSLFDLADCLLHTKAYAYALTLFDRAYYVDPFRAREGLMRSGLGHAKTLMERSQIAEAEKVLDRLLEMDAENPEVRSFLAEIAAQKTQTLQIQQSWGKFIPEWKWNLSKQSSDLPPQE from the coding sequence ATGATCATGGTCGCCAGCCGCAGAAATCCTTACATTATTGGTCGTCCGGTCAATGAACCCGATCGCTTTTTCGATCGGGAACCGTTGTTGGAGTTCATTGCCGACAGTCTCAGCCAAAAAGCGCCCGTGATCCTGCTCCACGGCCAACGGCGCATTGGCAAGTCTTCCGTACTGGCCCAGATTCCCCATTGGCTCAAAGCTGAACCGTTCACCTTCATCGCCCTGTCCCTAGAAGGCAAAAGCCACAAATGCCTGCCGGAGGTGCTGCACGATTTAGCTAAGGAAACGCTGCAATCCCTAGACTGCCTCAACCGCGTGCCGATCGTCCCCTCGATCGCAGACCTTAAGGAAAACCCCGGCAGTTTTAATCGCTTTCTGGAAAATTTATCCACCTGCTGCGATCGGCCAGAACTGGTGCTGCTGTTAGACGAATTCGACACCCTGGGGAACTATCAGCCCGATGCGGCGGCCTATCATCTTTTCCCGTTTTTGGCGGAAACCCTGCAACAACAACGGTTTCTGCACATCATTCCCGTGGTGGGTCGGCGCTTAGAAGATTTGCCTACGCTGCTTAACTTGTTTAAAAGTGCACCTGCGCAGGAAATCAGCCTCCTCGATCGGGCCAGCGCAACGCAGCTGATCACCGAACCGGCCCAAGGCATTCTGACCTACGCCGAAGACGCCATTACCGCCATCTTTGACCTCTGCGCGGGCCATCCCTATTTCACCCAGGTCATCTGCTTTGCCATCTTCACCCAAGCCCGCCAGGACGATCGCTGGGACGTGACTGCGGAGGATGTCTATCGCGTCGTCGATCGGGCGATCGAACTGGGCGAGGGCGGACTGGCCTGGTTTTGGGATGGGTTACCCATTGCGGAACGGGTGCTGTACTCCGCCGCCGCAGAAGTGGCCGAGAAAAGTTCCACAGGTGTGGACGCGAATCCCACCATCCGCGAGGGGGATCCTTTGGCACTGTTGGAAGAGTGGGGCGTCTCCCTGACAGACTGCCTGCACAAGGCCCAGCAGAATTTGATCGAGTGGAAATTCCTCAAGCGGATCAAAAAAGCAGACTCCCCAGAAACCGTTTCGCGCGGCACCTACCAAATTACGATCGAACTGGTGCGGCGCTGGCTGGTGCGTCAACACAGTATTCGCGATGAAATTTGGGAATTAGAAAACCTCAATCCCGACCTCCAATCGGTCTACGAAGAAGGCCGCGAGCGACGCTACCAAGGAGAGCTTTCAGCGGCTATTTCGCTATATGAGCGCGTTTTAGCCGAAAACCCCAACCATTTCAGCAGTTTATTTGACCTTGCTGACTGCCTCTTGCATACCAAAGCCTATGCCTACGCCTTAACTTTGTTCGATCGGGCCTACTATGTCGATCCCTTTCGCGCACGGGAAGGGCTGATGCGATCGGGTCTGGGCCATGCCAAAACCCTGATGGAGCGCAGCCAAATTGCCGAAGCGGAGAAGGTTTTAGATCGGTTATTGGAAATGGATGCAGAGAATCCTGAAGTGCGATCGTTTCTCGCAGAAATTGCGGCACAGAAAACGCAAACCCTCCAGATCCAGCAATCCTGGGGAAAATTCATTCCCGAATGGAAGTGGAATCTCTCGAAACAATCCTCCGATCTGCCGCCCCAGGAGTGA
- a CDS encoding ATP-binding protein: MALNLFTVGKPVSPDRFIGRTAEIATAFDQITSQSNLAVWGSPGIGKSSFLNLLADPQAWQIRGYDPTNAVIVRFSCLELTPFSEPRFWKEILSQIQDYAETAAIVSEAKTVLQADNLTKDGLRQVLREIGRQGQYLVLLVDDYDAALQPQAGYDDNAIATFVSDCRNLCSHARESQYLSMVVTSLRRLNELGPKLQPGSSPWYNHYLFLPIKPFSTHDVAALMGGLPMTPALRDGIREMTNGHPALLQSAGNLLYRELRSGNVPDPQAFAADFRTMTQHLYEAFWNLASDVEQTLMMLIALVHLKGRLQKKRYDLGDLELVFSQKERELSNLVEQGILTRKSRAGEFKYAFASSMMEWWVVEEMENSSEDWLRDRQRVFLNLMSHRQAETVTTAIRWLWQHKDELPTILEWLAKISTAFPKGMIPG, from the coding sequence ATGGCTCTCAACCTCTTCACCGTGGGTAAACCCGTCTCGCCCGATCGTTTTATCGGTCGCACCGCCGAAATTGCCACCGCCTTCGACCAAATTACGAGTCAAAGCAACCTCGCCGTCTGGGGCAGTCCCGGCATTGGCAAATCGTCCTTCCTCAACCTGCTAGCCGATCCCCAAGCTTGGCAAATTCGTGGCTATGATCCCACCAACGCCGTCATCGTCCGGTTTAGCTGCCTGGAATTAACCCCCTTCAGCGAACCCCGCTTCTGGAAAGAAATCCTCAGCCAAATCCAGGACTACGCCGAAACCGCCGCGATCGTCAGCGAAGCTAAAACCGTCCTACAAGCCGACAACCTCACCAAAGACGGTCTGCGCCAAGTCCTGCGGGAAATCGGACGCCAGGGCCAGTACCTCGTGCTGCTGGTAGACGACTACGATGCCGCCCTGCAACCCCAAGCCGGTTACGACGACAACGCGATCGCCACCTTTGTCAGCGACTGCCGTAACCTCTGCTCCCACGCCCGCGAAAGCCAATACCTCTCCATGGTCGTCACCTCCCTGCGGCGACTGAACGAACTAGGCCCTAAGCTGCAACCGGGCAGTTCCCCCTGGTATAACCACTATCTCTTTCTGCCCATCAAACCCTTCAGCACCCACGACGTTGCGGCCCTGATGGGAGGCTTGCCCATGACCCCAGCCCTGCGGGACGGCATCCGGGAAATGACCAATGGCCACCCCGCCCTGTTGCAATCGGCAGGGAACCTGCTGTACCGGGAACTACGATCGGGCAACGTTCCCGACCCCCAAGCCTTTGCCGCCGACTTCCGCACCATGACCCAGCACCTCTACGAAGCCTTCTGGAACTTGGCTAGCGACGTGGAGCAAACCCTGATGATGCTGATCGCCCTCGTCCACCTGAAAGGGCGGTTGCAGAAAAAACGCTACGACCTGGGTGACTTGGAACTAGTCTTTAGCCAAAAGGAACGGGAACTGTCCAACTTGGTGGAGCAGGGTATCCTGACGCGCAAGTCCCGCGCCGGAGAATTTAAATATGCCTTCGCGTCGTCGATGATGGAATGGTGGGTCGTAGAAGAGATGGAAAATAGTTCCGAAGATTGGCTCCGCGATCGGCAACGGGTCTTTCTCAACCTGATGAGCCATCGCCAAGCCGAAACCGTCACCACTGCCATCCGCTGGCTCTGGCAGCACAAAGACGAATTGCCCACCATTTTGGAATGGCTGGCAAAAATTTCCACCGCCTTCCCCAAAGGGATGATTCCCGGCTAA
- a CDS encoding methylenetetrahydrofolate reductase: MQQSRQPLTQFRQAIDRRDFLITAEVAPPKGTNPAHMIQMASLLQGRVHAVNITDGSRAVMRMASLVSALLLLEQGIEPVYQVACRDRNAIGLQADILGAHALGIRNVLALTGDPVKAGDHPDAKPVFDLESVRLLQLITKLNTGFDWVDHALTDGATDLCVGAAVDPQCGSWSGLKRRFERKVNAGAQFFQSQLITDFDRLETFMAEIGRPAGKPILAGIFLLKSAKNARFINRAVPGVNIPDTIIDRLEQATDPLQEGIQIAAEQVQMAQQICQGVHLMAVKREDLIPQILDRAGIPPLQPKAPSNGQKISI, translated from the coding sequence ATGCAGCAGAGCCGCCAGCCCTTAACCCAATTCCGCCAAGCAATCGATCGCCGTGACTTCCTCATCACCGCCGAAGTCGCCCCCCCCAAGGGCACCAACCCCGCCCACATGATCCAAATGGCCAGCCTGCTCCAAGGTCGCGTCCACGCCGTCAACATCACCGACGGAAGCCGCGCCGTCATGCGCATGGCCTCGCTGGTCTCCGCCCTGCTGCTGCTGGAACAAGGCATCGAACCCGTCTACCAAGTCGCCTGCCGCGATCGCAACGCCATCGGCCTGCAAGCTGATATCCTGGGTGCCCACGCCCTCGGCATCCGCAACGTCCTCGCTCTCACCGGCGACCCCGTCAAAGCAGGCGACCACCCCGACGCCAAACCCGTCTTTGACCTAGAATCCGTGCGACTACTGCAACTGATCACCAAACTCAACACCGGCTTTGACTGGGTAGATCACGCCCTCACCGATGGCGCAACCGATCTCTGCGTCGGAGCAGCCGTGGATCCGCAGTGTGGCAGTTGGTCAGGTCTAAAACGTCGGTTCGAACGCAAAGTCAACGCAGGCGCACAGTTCTTCCAAAGTCAGTTGATTACCGACTTCGATCGCCTGGAAACATTCATGGCCGAAATCGGTCGCCCCGCCGGAAAGCCAATCCTAGCCGGAATCTTCCTGCTGAAATCCGCCAAAAACGCCCGCTTCATTAACCGCGCCGTTCCCGGTGTCAACATTCCCGACACCATCATCGATCGCCTAGAACAGGCCACCGACCCCCTGCAAGAAGGCATCCAAATCGCCGCCGAACAAGTTCAAATGGCCCAGCAGATCTGCCAAGGCGTCCACCTCATGGCCGTCAAACGCGAAGACCTAATTCCCCAGATCCTCGATCGAGCCGGAATCCCCCCCCTGCAACCAAAAGCCCCCTCCAACGGTCAAAAAATCAGCATCTAG
- a CDS encoding DUF4325 domain-containing protein, whose translation MSKILKRSEQIRQFILTHVEEHPQDVAVLAAQEFGVSRQAINRHIQALVKQNAIVVEGSTRSKRYCLHPLVEWTKTYSLKSPLEEDRVWDSDIKSLIADLPDNVRAIWYYGFTEILNNAIDHSLGHHVSITVKRTAISTEIFIHDDGEGIFKKIQRELNLYDERHAVLELSKGKLTTDPKRHSGQGIFFSSRMFDAFDILSGTVHFSHQFHRPEDWIAEWQMPGSGTSVFMCLSNNTSRTSKQVFDQFSSGDDYAFTKTVVPVRLAQYGDEMLVSRSQAKRLLARVDKFKVVIFDFAGVEAIGQAFADEIFRVFKQQHSEIEMMSVNGNEEVNKMIRRAQSSLSD comes from the coding sequence GTGTCAAAAATTCTGAAGCGAAGTGAACAGATTCGTCAATTTATTTTGACCCATGTTGAAGAACATCCTCAGGATGTGGCTGTTTTAGCGGCGCAAGAATTTGGCGTGAGTCGGCAGGCCATCAATCGACATATTCAGGCTCTGGTCAAACAAAATGCAATTGTTGTTGAGGGGTCAACAAGAAGTAAGCGCTATTGTCTACATCCCTTGGTGGAATGGACGAAAACTTACTCGCTGAAAAGTCCTTTGGAAGAAGATCGGGTATGGGATTCTGATATCAAGTCGCTCATTGCAGATTTACCTGATAACGTTCGGGCTATTTGGTATTACGGTTTTACTGAAATATTGAATAATGCGATCGATCACTCGCTAGGTCATCACGTTAGTATTACGGTGAAAAGAACTGCGATTAGCACTGAAATATTTATTCATGATGATGGAGAAGGAATTTTCAAAAAAATTCAACGAGAATTGAATCTCTATGATGAACGTCATGCTGTTCTGGAATTGTCTAAAGGAAAATTGACGACTGACCCGAAACGCCATAGTGGCCAAGGGATCTTTTTCTCATCACGGATGTTTGATGCGTTTGATATCCTCTCGGGTACTGTGCATTTTTCCCATCAATTTCACAGGCCAGAGGATTGGATTGCTGAGTGGCAAATGCCGGGTTCTGGAACCTCCGTTTTTATGTGCTTGAGTAACAATACTTCGAGAACCTCTAAGCAAGTGTTCGATCAGTTTTCGTCGGGGGATGATTATGCTTTTACGAAAACGGTGGTGCCTGTGCGGTTAGCGCAGTACGGTGATGAAATGTTGGTATCGCGCTCTCAAGCGAAACGCCTATTGGCCAGGGTGGATAAGTTTAAAGTTGTGATTTTTGATTTTGCTGGGGTGGAAGCGATCGGGCAAGCCTTTGCAGATGAAATTTTTCGGGTGTTTAAGCAACAGCATTCTGAGATTGAAATGATGTCCGTAAATGGGAATGAAGAGGTGAATAAGATGATTCGTCGGGCGCAGAGTAGTTTGTCGGATTAA
- a CDS encoding ATP-binding protein, which translates to MLSRLAVSVAGGVAFGVAFGVAGGVAVGVAGGVAGGVAVGVAFGVAGGVAVGVAGGVAVGVAVGVAGGVAVGVAGGVAVGVAGGVAGGVGALRVPFWLIHLIRVYNPWQRRKRHPLITDELNVLPLPGSSRYLFTQLNTDPEQGLQLCTQVLSNPFQAWAVHNAIYRHLHQTQHPLQTLYNWLKPEFLECYVSFPIDRQEQRDFVTVKQSLLSELAGVPINHEGKAGFFRTLPYSLTYPLRKIPQSPLRDLIQLFHHLLFDDNQSPISHLENSPNFTELTTYPHGSEVSASFQTFLAYLKFQTSADIATAPQHLPQHLTWLNPTDTFLRPTVIQALHTLSTLSQEVHRANILSSKVTQRNAILNANNQLETLKTTVTQTIHPNYPEQKLLLRIIDQWQTIITKVGGELANAPLLEPVANPYVVGPPVTGSLFVGREDILTTLEELWNKPGQLESVVIYGHRRMGKTSILRNLPGRFDPHTHIINFNIQTLGTLQTTADLILALAQTLYDDLPTHIQPHLPEPQPTDFPTPEKDFRRWLKKLDQYRQKDRFIIAIDEFELIETGIREQRFDTSLIGHWRGILMDFPWIIFAFAGLHTLQEMTQDYWNPLFGSVRKIPVSFLSPAAARKLITNPNDDFPIDYTPEAVDQIYHLSGGQPYLIQLICQNLVSRFNQLRFEQNQEIEPLFTEDDVYEVINHPHFFQEGSAYFRAIWEQAQETDAATQLAILRHLTHDPATATQLQTALDLDPQHLTIGLKLLLDHDIIQLNPDDRYQYRVELMRTWVAQTQLA; encoded by the coding sequence ATGCTTAGCAGATTAGCCGTTAGCGTGGCGGGAGGCGTGGCGTTCGGCGTGGCGTTCGGCGTGGCGGGAGGCGTGGCGGTCGGCGTGGCGGGAGGCGTGGCGGGAGGCGTGGCGGTCGGCGTGGCGTTCGGCGTGGCGGGAGGCGTGGCGGTCGGCGTGGCGGGAGGCGTGGCGGTCGGCGTGGCGGTCGGCGTGGCGGGAGGCGTGGCGGTCGGCGTGGCGGGAGGCGTGGCGGTCGGCGTGGCGGGAGGCGTGGCGGGAGGCGTGGGTGCGTTACGGGTACCTTTTTGGTTGATACATCTGATTAGGGTATACAATCCCTGGCAGCGTAGGAAACGCCATCCTCTCATCACTGATGAACTAAACGTCCTTCCTCTCCCTGGCAGCAGTCGTTATCTCTTCACTCAACTGAACACTGATCCAGAACAAGGACTCCAGCTTTGTACCCAAGTCCTCAGCAATCCCTTTCAAGCCTGGGCTGTTCATAATGCCATTTATCGACACCTGCACCAAACTCAGCATCCTTTACAAACCCTCTATAACTGGCTCAAACCAGAGTTTTTGGAATGCTATGTTTCATTCCCCATCGATCGGCAAGAACAACGCGACTTCGTGACCGTTAAACAAAGCTTATTGAGTGAGTTAGCAGGCGTTCCCATCAACCACGAAGGCAAAGCAGGATTTTTTAGAACCCTACCGTACTCCCTCACCTATCCCCTCAGAAAAATTCCCCAAAGCCCATTACGTGATCTGATTCAGCTTTTCCATCACCTCCTATTTGACGACAACCAAAGCCCCATCTCCCATCTCGAAAACTCACCCAACTTTACAGAACTCACCACCTATCCCCACGGCAGCGAAGTTTCCGCCTCCTTTCAAACCTTCCTGGCTTACCTCAAATTCCAAACCTCTGCCGACATCGCCACCGCTCCCCAGCACCTTCCCCAGCACCTCACCTGGCTCAACCCCACCGACACCTTCCTCCGTCCCACCGTCATCCAAGCCCTGCACACCCTCAGCACCCTCAGCCAAGAAGTCCACCGCGCCAACATCCTCTCCAGCAAAGTCACCCAACGCAACGCCATCCTCAACGCCAACAACCAACTCGAAACCCTCAAAACCACCGTCACCCAAACCATCCACCCCAACTACCCCGAACAAAAACTCCTCCTCCGCATCATCGACCAATGGCAAACCATCATCACCAAAGTCGGCGGTGAACTCGCCAACGCCCCCCTCCTGGAACCCGTCGCCAACCCCTACGTCGTCGGCCCCCCCGTCACCGGCAGCCTCTTCGTCGGACGCGAAGACATCCTCACCACCCTCGAAGAACTCTGGAACAAACCCGGCCAACTCGAATCCGTCGTCATCTACGGCCACCGCCGCATGGGCAAAACCTCCATCCTCCGCAACCTCCCCGGACGCTTCGACCCACACACCCACATCATCAACTTCAACATCCAAACCCTCGGCACCCTCCAAACCACCGCCGACCTCATCCTCGCCCTCGCCCAAACCCTCTACGACGACCTCCCCACCCACATCCAACCCCACCTCCCCGAACCCCAACCCACCGACTTCCCGACCCCCGAAAAAGACTTCCGTCGTTGGCTCAAAAAACTCGACCAATATCGTCAAAAAGATCGCTTCATCATCGCGATCGACGAATTTGAACTGATCGAAACCGGCATCCGCGAACAGCGCTTCGACACCAGCCTCATCGGCCATTGGCGCGGCATCCTCATGGACTTCCCCTGGATCATCTTCGCCTTCGCCGGACTCCACACCCTCCAGGAAATGACCCAAGACTACTGGAACCCCCTCTTCGGCAGCGTCCGCAAAATCCCCGTCAGCTTCCTCAGCCCCGCCGCCGCCCGCAAACTCATCACCAACCCCAACGACGACTTCCCGATCGACTACACCCCCGAAGCCGTAGACCAGATCTACCACCTCAGCGGCGGCCAACCCTACCTGATCCAACTGATCTGCCAAAACCTCGTATCCCGCTTCAACCAACTACGCTTCGAGCAAAACCAAGAAATTGAACCCCTCTTCACGGAAGATGATGTTTACGAGGTCATCAACCATCCCCACTTCTTCCAGGAAGGCAGCGCCTACTTCCGCGCCATCTGGGAACAAGCCCAAGAAACCGACGCCGCAACCCAACTTGCCATCCTCCGCCACCTCACCCACGACCCCGCCACCGCAACCCAACTCCAAACCGCTTTAGACCTCGACCCTCAGCACCTCACGATCGGCCTCAAACTCCTCCTAGACCACGACATCATCCAACTCAACCCCGACGATCGCTACCAATACCGCGTCGAACTCATGCGCACCTGGGTCGCCCAAACTCAACTCGCCTAG
- a CDS encoding XisI protein, which yields MSAKNKLAAYRSAILTVLEKHRDQDAEDVMSELITDREHDHYQLVNVGWQNDRRIYGCVLHLDILNNKIWIQHNGTEFDIAHELVEAGIDKQDIVLGFHSPFKRQFTGFAIH from the coding sequence ATGTCAGCAAAGAATAAACTAGCAGCTTACCGATCGGCGATTCTTACCGTCTTGGAAAAGCATCGAGATCAGGATGCAGAAGATGTGATGTCAGAGTTGATTACCGATCGAGAACATGATCATTATCAGTTGGTAAACGTTGGTTGGCAGAACGATCGACGGATTTACGGCTGCGTTTTACATTTAGATATTTTGAATAACAAGATTTGGATTCAGCACAATGGCACCGAGTTTGATATTGCCCATGAATTAGTCGAAGCCGGAATTGACAAGCAAGATATTGTCTTAGGCTTCCATTCTCCATTCAAACGCCAATTCACAGGCTTCGCCATCCACTAA
- a CDS encoding addiction module protein, protein MDIAETLEGIMALSVEERIQIVQAILESIAGEKGYPELTSELQQELDRRARAYDANPEDVMTREEMRASIRRR, encoded by the coding sequence ATGGACATTGCAGAAACTTTAGAAGGCATTATGGCTTTGAGTGTGGAGGAGCGCATTCAGATTGTGCAGGCAATTTTGGAGAGCATTGCTGGGGAGAAGGGGTATCCAGAGTTAACCTCAGAGCTACAGCAGGAGCTCGATCGGCGGGCAAGAGCATACGATGCTAATCCTGAGGATGTGATGACAAGAGAAGAGATGCGGGCTTCGATTCGGAGAAGGTAA
- a CDS encoding CopG family transcriptional regulator produces MSVYSLELPNELLAQVQQLAAEKQLSLEQWMLLAISEKVKAEQSFAVMRAYASRANDAAFEAVMAKVPDVPPMVGDEL; encoded by the coding sequence ATGAGTGTTTATTCTTTGGAACTACCCAATGAACTATTAGCGCAGGTACAACAGTTGGCAGCCGAGAAGCAGCTTTCGTTGGAGCAATGGATGCTGTTAGCGATTAGTGAGAAGGTGAAGGCGGAGCAGTCATTTGCTGTGATGCGTGCCTACGCAAGTCGAGCTAATGATGCAGCTTTTGAAGCAGTAATGGCCAAGGTGCCGGATGTGCCGCCAATGGTAGGGGATGAGTTGTGA